In one window of Paenarthrobacter nicotinovorans DNA:
- a CDS encoding anthranilate synthase component I, protein MQDLGIISPGLEEFRELAVHSRVIPVRLKVLADAETPIGLYRKLAKGQPGTFLLESAAVGGAWSRYSFIGSKSRATLTTQDGQAHWIGEPPVGVPVSGNPVEAVRNTIAALQTDRFEGLPPFTSGLVGFLGWESVRHWERLTSPPEDDLQLPEMALNLVTDMAVHDNVDGTVLLIANAINFDGSSERVDDAWHDAVARVQALLDQISTPVPQPVSVLDTAALDFASSVQERWEEAKYLEAIDRGKEAIVDGEVFQVVISRRFEMECAADPLDVYRVLRNTNPSPYMYLFSLEDADGREYSIVGSSPEALVTVTGEEVITHPIAGSRPRGKTVEADKALATELLADQKERAEHLMLVDLSRNDLSKVCVAGTVDVTQFMEVERFSHIMHLVSTVVGQLAPHAKAYDVLRATFPAGTLSGAPKPRALRLLDELEPHRRGIYGGVVGYLDFAGDMDMAIAIRSALLREGRAYVQAGGGIVADSHKPSEALETVNKAAAPLRAVHTAGSLQNIAVDAGRAEVPDDGTPAS, encoded by the coding sequence ATGCAGGACCTTGGAATCATCAGCCCGGGCCTGGAAGAGTTCCGGGAACTCGCCGTCCACAGCCGTGTCATCCCCGTGCGGCTCAAAGTCCTGGCCGATGCAGAAACCCCCATTGGCCTTTACCGGAAGCTCGCCAAGGGACAGCCCGGCACCTTCCTCCTGGAATCAGCAGCAGTAGGCGGGGCCTGGTCGCGTTATTCGTTCATCGGTTCAAAGTCCCGCGCAACCCTGACCACCCAGGACGGCCAGGCACACTGGATCGGTGAGCCGCCCGTCGGCGTGCCAGTTTCCGGGAACCCGGTGGAGGCCGTCCGCAACACGATTGCCGCACTGCAGACCGATCGTTTCGAGGGCCTTCCGCCCTTCACCTCCGGCCTGGTCGGCTTCCTTGGCTGGGAATCCGTGCGCCACTGGGAACGCCTGACCTCTCCGCCCGAGGACGACCTGCAGTTGCCGGAGATGGCGCTGAACCTGGTCACCGACATGGCGGTTCATGACAACGTCGACGGCACTGTCCTGCTCATTGCCAATGCCATCAACTTCGACGGCAGCAGCGAACGCGTCGATGATGCCTGGCACGATGCCGTGGCTCGAGTGCAAGCGCTCCTGGACCAGATCAGCACGCCCGTTCCCCAGCCTGTTTCCGTTTTGGACACGGCGGCCCTGGACTTTGCCTCAAGCGTGCAGGAACGCTGGGAGGAAGCGAAGTACCTGGAAGCCATCGACCGTGGCAAGGAAGCGATTGTTGACGGCGAAGTGTTCCAGGTGGTGATTTCGCGCCGCTTCGAGATGGAATGCGCCGCAGATCCCCTGGATGTCTACCGCGTGCTGCGCAACACCAACCCCAGCCCCTACATGTACCTCTTCAGCCTCGAAGATGCAGACGGCCGCGAGTACTCGATTGTCGGGTCCTCGCCGGAAGCGTTGGTGACGGTGACCGGTGAGGAAGTCATCACGCACCCCATCGCCGGTTCACGTCCCCGAGGGAAGACTGTAGAGGCCGACAAAGCCCTGGCCACAGAGTTGCTCGCGGACCAGAAGGAACGCGCGGAACACCTGATGCTGGTGGACTTGTCCCGTAACGACCTTTCCAAAGTGTGCGTGGCCGGGACAGTCGATGTCACCCAGTTCATGGAAGTGGAGCGCTTCAGCCACATCATGCACCTCGTTTCAACTGTGGTGGGGCAGCTTGCTCCCCACGCCAAGGCATACGACGTCCTCAGGGCAACCTTCCCGGCAGGTACTTTGTCCGGCGCCCCGAAGCCCCGTGCGCTGCGGCTCCTCGATGAACTCGAACCGCACCGCCGCGGCATCTACGGTGGCGTGGTGGGCTACCTGGACTTCGCCGGTGACATGGACATGGCCATTGCCATCCGTTCGGCACTGCTCCGTGAGGGCCGCGCCTATGTGCAGGCCGGCGGTGGAATCGTGGCCGATTCGCACAAGCCTTCGGAAGCGCTTGAAACGGTAAACAAGGCAGCTGCGCCGCTTCGCGCCGTGCACACCGCAGGCTCATTGCAGAACATTGCGGTGGACGCCGGCCGGGCCGAAGTTCCCGACGACGGGACGCCTGCCTCGTGA
- a CDS encoding Trp biosynthesis-associated membrane protein has protein sequence MSAAASALPARTSPRWARKSTLVLAAVVLALAVFGTTTQTWIEVQLDPSGVSSSNLQVPGNKAATAVTALALVALAGGLAASIAGKVARWIIAVIIALSAVGIILAATTVLTDPLGAAQGAIAAATGLAGGQASVAATAFPVVAIVAGALLAVVAVGLPVAGRYWKTRTKYDTNAVRNDGEPVDEIDSWDSLSRGEDPT, from the coding sequence GTGAGCGCCGCCGCATCCGCACTTCCCGCCAGGACTTCACCGCGCTGGGCCCGTAAATCCACACTGGTGCTCGCCGCGGTCGTGCTGGCCCTCGCTGTCTTCGGAACCACCACCCAGACCTGGATTGAAGTGCAGCTTGACCCCTCCGGTGTATCCAGCAGCAACCTCCAGGTTCCCGGAAACAAGGCTGCTACCGCAGTCACGGCTCTGGCCCTGGTGGCCCTGGCCGGTGGCCTGGCGGCATCCATTGCAGGCAAGGTGGCGCGCTGGATCATTGCGGTCATCATTGCTTTGTCCGCGGTAGGGATCATCCTGGCGGCCACTACCGTGCTGACCGATCCGCTCGGCGCAGCGCAGGGTGCCATTGCAGCCGCGACGGGCCTTGCGGGTGGACAGGCGAGTGTCGCTGCGACGGCCTTCCCCGTAGTAGCCATAGTGGCCGGGGCGCTGCTGGCAGTGGTTGCGGTGGGCTTGCCGGTGGCCGGGCGTTACTGGAAGACCCGCACCAAGTACGACACCAATGCCGTCAGGAATGACGGCGAACCGGTGGATGAGATCGACAGCTGGGACAGCCTGTCGCGCGGCGAGGACCCTACGTAG